One window of Azospirillaceae bacterium genomic DNA carries:
- a CDS encoding DUF3313 domain-containing protein yields MLKVIKPPYWAALAACALLAGCGSVEPVAYRDLPSASYLRPDPKDDTGHVPYRYSTPVDWRAYSKVIVDPVAIYYGADSQFGDMDEKDKVELADYMQAEFRKKLATHFQISGALEPGTLRVKLTLTGAAATTPVLGPLSHFDIAGGLYNGVQAVRGGEGMISGSVVYAVEIYDAATSRLLSAYITKQYPGAMNIGASFGSLGAAKTGIEKGADSLLEQLGGQT; encoded by the coding sequence ATGTTGAAGGTGATCAAGCCGCCCTATTGGGCGGCGCTGGCGGCGTGCGCCTTGTTGGCGGGGTGCGGCAGTGTGGAGCCGGTGGCGTACCGCGACCTGCCGTCCGCCTCATACCTGCGGCCGGATCCGAAGGATGACACCGGGCACGTCCCCTATCGTTATTCCACGCCGGTGGACTGGCGGGCCTATTCCAAGGTGATCGTCGATCCCGTCGCCATCTATTACGGCGCCGACAGTCAGTTCGGCGACATGGACGAAAAGGACAAGGTCGAACTGGCGGACTATATGCAGGCGGAGTTCCGCAAGAAGCTGGCGACCCATTTCCAGATCAGCGGGGCGCTGGAGCCCGGGACCCTGCGCGTCAAGCTGACCCTGACCGGGGCCGCCGCCACCACGCCCGTCCTGGGCCCGCTGTCGCACTTCGACATCGCCGGTGGCCTGTACAACGGCGTGCAGGCCGTGCGGGGCGGGGAGGGGATGATCAGCGGTTCCGTCGTGTACGCCGTGGAGATCTATGATGCGGCGACATCCCGACTGCTGTCCGCCTACATCACCAAGCAATATCCCGGCGCCATGAACATCGGCGCCAGCTTCGGTTCCTTGGGCGCCGCCAAGACCGGCATAGAGAAGGGGGCGGACTCCCTGCTGGAACAACTAGGTGGGCAGACTTAA
- a CDS encoding peptidase S10, with protein MRVSRLPLLALAITLGIAAPAFAQDAPVLSPVTLPGPVTVDHSGTFGGRKVAYQSVVEAIDVNDGAGKPDARLVATSYIAKGGMDARRPVLFVFNGGPIGASAPLHMGAFGPKRVAVPDDINADPSTFRLVDNVYTPLDVADVVVFDPANTGYSRTLPGVAPETQFSNVADARQLAQLVLAWRRIHGRPEAPVYLVGESYGTMRAVEAADQLQAAGDPVAGIFLLGQAVNIIEYAQRPNNIISYAVSLPTLAAVAWSHDKVARQGRTFEGFVKEAQAYGAGEYLTVLFQGDTAAPERMAAVAAKLQDFTGVPAAEFLKRRLKLTKNDFLRLLVPGQTLDSYDARYTVPAGQPMALYASRFEPEMVGYFQSFLKVPAAAGTYSLANPAEAAFESWEWAKNKTPFFDWPYVGQLKAMMDKNPKMRLYVANGYFDTQTTIGAMDYLASQSGLPRDRVRTADFAGGHMFYTVEASLKAFMDDVRRVVTAN; from the coding sequence ATGCGCGTCTCCCGTCTTCCCTTGCTGGCTCTGGCCATCACCTTGGGCATTGCGGCGCCCGCATTCGCCCAGGATGCGCCGGTGCTGAGCCCCGTCACCTTGCCGGGCCCGGTCACGGTGGATCACAGCGGGACCTTCGGTGGCAGGAAGGTGGCTTATCAGTCGGTGGTGGAGGCCATCGACGTGAACGACGGGGCGGGCAAACCGGACGCGCGGCTGGTCGCCACCTCCTACATCGCCAAAGGGGGCATGGACGCCAGGCGGCCGGTGCTGTTCGTCTTCAACGGCGGCCCCATCGGCGCCAGCGCGCCGCTGCATATGGGCGCCTTTGGCCCCAAGCGCGTGGCGGTGCCGGACGACATCAATGCCGATCCGTCCACCTTCAGGCTGGTGGACAATGTCTATACCCCGCTGGACGTGGCCGACGTGGTGGTGTTCGATCCCGCCAATACCGGCTACAGCCGCACGCTGCCGGGTGTCGCACCTGAAACCCAGTTCTCCAACGTCGCGGACGCCCGCCAACTGGCCCAGTTGGTCCTGGCCTGGCGCCGCATCCACGGCCGCCCCGAGGCGCCCGTCTATCTGGTGGGCGAAAGCTACGGCACCATGCGGGCGGTGGAGGCGGCGGACCAGTTGCAGGCGGCGGGCGACCCGGTGGCCGGCATCTTCCTTTTGGGCCAGGCGGTGAACATCATCGAATACGCGCAGCGCCCCAACAACATCATCAGCTACGCCGTCTCGCTGCCCACGCTGGCGGCGGTGGCGTGGAGCCATGACAAGGTGGCGCGCCAAGGGCGCACCTTTGAGGGCTTTGTGAAAGAGGCGCAGGCCTATGGCGCCGGCGAATACCTCACGGTGCTGTTCCAGGGCGATACGGCCGCACCAGAGCGCATGGCGGCGGTGGCGGCCAAGTTGCAGGACTTCACCGGCGTGCCGGCCGCGGAGTTCCTGAAGCGCCGGCTGAAGCTGACCAAGAACGACTTCCTGCGCCTGCTGGTCCCCGGCCAGACGCTGGACAGCTACGACGCCCGCTACACCGTGCCGGCCGGACAGCCCATGGCGCTCTACGCCTCCCGCTTTGAGCCGGAGATGGTGGGTTATTTCCAATCCTTCCTGAAGGTGCCTGCCGCCGCCGGTACCTATTCCCTGGCCAACCCGGCGGAAGCCGCGTTCGAAAGCTGGGAATGGGCGAAAAACAAGACGCCTTTCTTCGACTGGCCCTATGTCGGCCAGTTGAAGGCGATGATGGACAAGAACCCGAAGATGCGGCTGTACGTCGCCAACGGCTATTTCGACACCCAGACCACCATCGGCGCCATGGACTACCTGGCGTCGCAGTCGGGCCTGCCGCGCGACCGGGTGCGGACGGCGGACTTCGCCGGCGGCCACATGTTCTATACGGTGGAGGCCAGCCTGAAGGCTTTCATGGACGATGTGCGGCGCGTGGTCACTGCAAATTAA
- a CDS encoding alpha-L-fucosidase: MMLRRRSLLTLAAVTPVLSVVGRGARAAQAPTPEGAVPSARQLNWHALAAYAFVHFSINTFTDREWGYGDESPALFNPSDFDADQIAATAKAAGLRGLILTAKHHDGFCLWPSAYTDHSVRNSPYKGGQGDIVREMSDACRRQGLAFGLYLSPWDRNHADYGRPTYLTYYRNQLRELLTGYGPLFEVWFDGANGGDGYYGGAREKRTIDARTFYDWSNTWKLVRDLQPQAVIFGEWGEDPHGPWASDARWVGNEEGYAGDPCWATVGDAPYTQAIGQNGVRGGANWRPAEVDVSIRPGWFWHEREDGDVKSTARLLRLYFESVGRGANLILNLPPDRRGRIPDHDAANLRALGDILHATFGHDLAAGARLMASDARGPAFGPDRVMDGRADTYWAPRDEVRAAHLILDLPGARTFDVVSLREYIPLGQRVGTFALDTWDATRKDWVEFARHQAIGSQRLVRLAAPLTTTRVRLRILDASACPAIREVGLFRLPEVLDEPVIARDRAGRVTLSSAEPGVEIRYTVDGSAPTASSPLYAGPFAFPDAGVIKALCRQPRTGALSSVAGRPVEVSKAGWRVVSASTPGAEVLIDDDGATLWTTAGALPQEVVIDLGMSRTLKGFTLLPTQHRPDGVGAPAGYAVQVGLDGKDWGQPVTGEFSNIAANTGLQRVLFDRSASGRYLRLVITRAAGGEGQVAFAEVGVITR, encoded by the coding sequence ATGATGCTCCGCCGCCGTTCCCTGTTGACCCTGGCGGCGGTGACGCCGGTGTTGAGCGTGGTGGGGCGGGGGGCCCGGGCGGCACAGGCGCCGACCCCGGAAGGGGCGGTGCCGTCGGCGCGGCAACTGAACTGGCACGCGCTGGCGGCCTACGCCTTCGTGCATTTCAGCATCAACACCTTTACCGACCGGGAATGGGGCTACGGCGATGAATCGCCGGCCCTGTTCAACCCGTCCGACTTCGATGCCGACCAGATCGCGGCCACGGCCAAGGCGGCGGGCCTGCGTGGCCTGATCCTGACGGCCAAGCATCATGACGGCTTCTGCCTGTGGCCCAGCGCCTATACCGACCACAGCGTCAGGAACAGCCCCTACAAGGGCGGCCAGGGCGATATCGTGCGGGAGATGTCGGACGCCTGCCGCCGCCAGGGCCTTGCCTTTGGCCTCTATCTCTCCCCCTGGGACCGCAACCACGCGGACTATGGCCGGCCGACCTACCTGACCTATTACCGCAACCAGTTGCGCGAATTGCTGACCGGCTACGGCCCGCTGTTCGAGGTGTGGTTTGACGGCGCCAACGGCGGCGACGGCTATTACGGCGGCGCGCGGGAGAAGCGCACCATCGATGCCCGGACCTTCTACGACTGGTCCAACACCTGGAAGCTGGTGCGGGACCTGCAGCCCCAGGCCGTGATCTTCGGCGAATGGGGCGAGGATCCGCACGGCCCCTGGGCGTCGGACGCCCGCTGGGTGGGTAATGAGGAAGGGTACGCCGGCGATCCGTGCTGGGCCACGGTGGGCGATGCGCCTTATACCCAGGCCATCGGCCAGAACGGGGTGCGCGGCGGCGCCAACTGGCGCCCGGCGGAGGTGGACGTGTCCATCCGCCCCGGCTGGTTCTGGCACGAGCGCGAGGATGGCGATGTCAAGTCGACCGCCCGTCTGCTGCGCCTCTATTTCGAATCCGTGGGCCGCGGCGCCAATCTGATCCTGAACCTGCCGCCCGACCGGCGCGGCCGCATTCCCGACCATGACGCCGCCAATCTGCGGGCCCTGGGCGACATCCTGCATGCCACCTTCGGCCATGACCTGGCGGCGGGCGCCCGGCTGATGGCCAGCGACGCGCGCGGGCCCGCCTTCGGTCCCGACAGGGTGATGGACGGGCGCGCCGACACCTATTGGGCGCCCAGGGACGAGGTGCGCGCGGCCCACCTGATCCTGGATCTGCCCGGCGCGCGTACCTTCGACGTCGTCTCCTTGCGCGAATACATCCCCCTGGGTCAGCGCGTGGGCACCTTCGCCTTGGACACTTGGGATGCGACGCGGAAGGACTGGGTCGAATTCGCCCGGCACCAGGCCATCGGCAGCCAGCGCCTGGTGCGCCTGGCCGCCCCCCTGACCACCACCCGCGTGCGGCTGCGCATCCTGGATGCCAGTGCCTGCCCCGCCATCCGGGAGGTCGGCCTGTTCCGTTTGCCCGAGGTGCTGGACGAACCCGTCATCGCCCGTGACCGCGCGGGCCGGGTCACCCTGTCCAGTGCTGAGCCGGGGGTGGAGATCCGCTACACCGTGGACGGCAGTGCGCCCACCGCATCCTCTCCCCTTTATGCCGGGCCGTTCGCCTTCCCCGATGCGGGCGTGATCAAGGCGCTGTGCCGCCAGCCGCGCACCGGCGCGCTCAGCAGCGTCGCCGGCCGGCCGGTGGAGGTGTCCAAGGCCGGCTGGCGGGTGGTGTCCGCCAGCACACCGGGGGCGGAGGTTCTGATTGATGACGACGGCGCCACCCTCTGGACCACCGCCGGTGCCTTGCCGCAGGAGGTGGTGATCGATCTGGGCATGTCGCGCACGCTGAAGGGTTTCACCCTGCTGCCGACCCAGCACCGGCCGGACGGTGTCGGCGCGCCGGCGGGCTACGCGGTACAGGTGGGGCTCGATGGCAAGGATTGGGGCCAGCCGGTGACCGGGGAATTTTCCAACATCGCCGCCAACACCGGCTTGCAACGCGTGCTGTTCGACCGGTCGGCCAGTGGCCGCTACCTGCGGCTGGTCATCACCCGGGCGGCCGGCGGTGAAGGTCAGGTGGCCTTTGCCGAGGTGGGTGTCATCACCCGCTGA
- a CDS encoding ROK family protein has product MIQIGIDFGGTKIEAAALGPDGEFLSRIRVPNPGSYDGAIAAIRDLVHRVEAEAGAKGTVGIGLPGSISPQTGLMRNANSVWLNGRLFHDDISAALGRDVRVANDANCLALSESMDGAAVGARIAFAVILGTGCGSGLVVNGRLVEGANALAGELGHIALPWPKANEVPGPICWCGKEGCLETWVSGSGLQRDYQAVSGRKNDAETIIADMRRGVPEAEAAFDRFISRLGRGMAVVCNMVDPDVFVLGGGLSNVQEIYDRLPEAILPYLFTDTWEAKILKARWGDSSGVRGAARLWAS; this is encoded by the coding sequence ATGATCCAGATCGGCATAGATTTCGGCGGCACGAAGATCGAGGCGGCCGCCCTGGGTCCGGACGGTGAATTCCTGTCCCGCATCCGCGTGCCCAACCCCGGCAGCTATGACGGCGCCATCGCCGCCATCCGCGACCTGGTCCACCGGGTGGAGGCGGAGGCCGGGGCCAAGGGCACGGTGGGCATCGGCCTGCCCGGTTCCATCTCCCCCCAGACGGGGCTGATGCGCAACGCCAACTCCGTCTGGCTGAACGGCCGGCTGTTCCATGACGACATCAGCGCCGCTCTGGGTCGCGATGTCCGCGTCGCCAACGACGCCAACTGCCTGGCGCTGTCGGAATCGATGGACGGCGCCGCCGTGGGTGCGCGCATCGCCTTCGCCGTCATCCTGGGCACGGGCTGCGGCAGCGGCCTGGTGGTCAACGGCCGCCTGGTGGAGGGCGCCAACGCCCTGGCGGGGGAGTTGGGCCACATCGCCCTGCCCTGGCCCAAGGCCAATGAGGTGCCGGGCCCCATCTGCTGGTGCGGCAAAGAAGGCTGCCTGGAGACCTGGGTGTCGGGCAGCGGCCTGCAACGCGATTACCAGGCCGTGTCCGGCCGCAAGAACGACGCCGAGACCATCATCGCCGACATGCGCCGGGGCGTGCCCGAGGCCGAGGCCGCCTTCGACCGTTTCATCAGCCGCCTAGGCCGGGGCATGGCCGTGGTCTGCAACATGGTGGACCCGGATGTCTTCGTGCTGGGCGGCGGCCTGTCCAACGTGCAGGAAATCTATGACCGCCTGCCCGAGGCGATCCTGCCCTACCTGTTCACCGACACCTGGGAAGCCAAGATCCTGAAGGCGCGCTGGGGTGATTCCTCCGGCGTGCGGGGTGCCGCCCGCCTCTGGGCCTCCTGA
- a CDS encoding ROK family transcriptional regulator gives MTPPTRQNRATLHATVSASLSGTNIERAGDYNQRIVLQAIRVSGPITRTELGNLTGLTPPAITNITKRLLNDGLIIEVERLHGGRGQPAIPLAINPDGCFSIGVNVDRDHVTLVVLDLLGHVRRRATLEVAFASPAIVADFFQEQIDTLKADGDLPMDRLTGIGVAMPNDLVRNDLLRSDLLRGDATGAPPEYEVWKAIHVPSLFAEPLALPVYVENDATAAALGELQFGHGMRDPSFFYILISHGLGGGLVINGNAIIGANGRSGEIGFLPVRTGNPYPQPLQNVVSLSALYSLLAANGHAVSRPGQLRTLNAAGKDILGRWLDMASDLLLDPLISMSCLINPESVFLGGRLPLELLDSLAHRINRKLRTRGDLVPVMIPVHRAAMAQDAPAIGAAILPFNDRLLPTRMTLMKTAAG, from the coding sequence ATGACGCCGCCCACCCGCCAGAATCGGGCGACCCTGCATGCGACGGTCAGCGCCAGCCTGTCGGGCACGAACATTGAGCGTGCCGGCGATTACAACCAGCGCATCGTGTTGCAGGCCATCCGGGTCAGCGGGCCCATCACCCGGACGGAACTGGGCAACCTGACGGGGCTGACACCACCCGCCATCACCAACATCACCAAGCGCCTGCTGAACGACGGCCTGATCATCGAGGTGGAACGGCTGCACGGTGGCCGGGGGCAGCCGGCCATTCCCCTGGCCATTAATCCGGACGGCTGCTTTTCCATCGGCGTCAACGTCGACCGCGACCACGTCACCCTGGTGGTGCTGGACCTGCTGGGCCATGTGCGCCGCCGGGCGACGCTGGAGGTGGCGTTCGCCTCGCCAGCCATCGTCGCCGACTTTTTCCAGGAACAGATCGACACCCTGAAGGCCGACGGCGACCTGCCCATGGACCGGCTGACCGGCATCGGCGTCGCCATGCCCAACGACCTGGTGCGGAACGATTTGCTGCGGAGCGACCTGCTGCGCGGCGACGCGACCGGCGCCCCGCCGGAGTATGAGGTGTGGAAGGCCATCCACGTGCCATCCTTGTTCGCCGAACCGCTGGCCCTGCCCGTCTATGTCGAGAACGACGCCACCGCGGCCGCCCTGGGCGAACTGCAGTTTGGCCACGGCATGCGCGACCCCAGCTTCTTCTACATCCTGATCAGCCATGGCCTGGGTGGCGGCCTGGTGATCAACGGCAACGCCATCATCGGCGCCAATGGCCGCAGCGGCGAGATCGGCTTCCTGCCGGTGCGCACCGGCAACCCCTATCCCCAGCCCCTGCAGAACGTGGTGTCCCTGTCCGCCCTCTATTCGCTGCTGGCCGCCAACGGCCACGCGGTCAGCCGGCCCGGGCAGTTGCGCACCCTGAACGCCGCCGGCAAGGACATCCTGGGCCGCTGGTTGGACATGGCCAGCGACCTGCTGCTGGATCCGCTGATTTCCATGAGTTGCCTGATCAACCCGGAGTCCGTCTTCCTGGGTGGGCGGTTGCCGCTGGAGTTGCTGGACAGCCTGGCGCACCGCATCAACCGCAAACTGCGCACCCGGGGCGATCTGGTGCCGGTGATGATCCCCGTGCACCGCGCCGCCATGGCCCAGGACGCCCCCGCCATCGGCGCCGCCATCCTGCCCTTCAACGACCGCCTGTTGCCCACCCGCATGACCCTGATGAAAACGGCGGCGGGATGA